CCTTTTGACCTGCTTGATGAAATAGAAAACAGACTCGAAATATCAACCGTTCCACTTAGCTGGCCCATTGGACATGGTAAGCAGTTTAAAGGTGTTTACAACATTTTCGATCACTCGTATAACGCATTCACAGGTACTGATAAACAACATGCAGAAAAACCGATAGTTATAGACAACGACTTCGATGAAATTGAAAAGTTTATAGGTCAGGATGCCACTATAAAACTCATAGAAGATGTAAATTTAATTGATGGTGTATATCCACAATTTAATCAAGAAGATTACCTGAATGCAAAAGTGTCCCCTCTCTTTTTCGGAAGTGCCTTGTATAACTTTGGTGTTAAAGAATTACTAGATACGTTTGTTAAAATTGCACCACACCCTAGGCCAACACAGGCAATAGAGAGAACTGTAAGTCCGTTTGAAACAAAATTTACAGGTTTTGTATTTAAAATTCATGCTAACATGGACCCAAATCATCGCGACAGAATTGCTTTCGTGAAAATATGTAGCGGACGTTTTCAAAGAAACACCAACTATCTGCATGTACGCATCGGAAAGAATATGAAATTTTCAAATCCCACTTCGTTTATGGCATCAAAGAAAGAGCTTGTTGATGAAGCATTTTCCGGAGATATCGTGGGATTATATGATGTTGGGAATTTTAAGATCGGTGACACTTTATCTGAAGGAGAAATCATTAATTTCAAAGGTCTTCCAAGCTTTTCACCTGAAATATTTCGCTATATAGAAAATGCTGACCCTTTAAAATCAAAACAACTATCCAAGGGAATTGATCAACTGATGGATGAAGGAGTTGCACAGTTATTTACTAGTGTTTCTAACGGTCGTAAAATTGTAGGAACTGTTGGTGCTCTACAACTTGAAGTAATAGAATATAGACTTCTGCACGAATATGGAGCAAAATGTCGCTGGGAGCCTGTACAATTTTTTAAAGCTGTTTGGTTTGAATCTGACAACAAAGACCAACTATCTGATTTTAAGAGCCGTAAACATCGCCAGCTAGCTAAAGACAAACATGAAAACGATGTTTTTCTGCCCGATAGCTCCTACGAATTAGAAATGGCTCAGGAAAAATTTACCGATATAAAATTCTATCTAACTAACGAATTTTAAGCTTTTTGGCCAGCCGTAAAACTCTAATACTAAGATGTTTTGAATAGTACCTCAAAGATTTGTCGTACTTTCTAGGACGAAAAAAATTAAGTTAATAGCTATGCTATTTTTACAATTTTTGCTCTTCGCTTCGTTATATTAATAATAAAAAACGACTTTAAATTGGAGATCAAGCACCTCACATTCAATAACTTAGTCTATTGAACTTTTGTATTGTATGGTTATTTTAACACAATGTTGTGTTTTTGTATTGGTGAAAAAATCCGGTTTTTTAATATGGTCTCAGATCTTTGCATAAATTTTGTTTAACATTAAGTTAAACATCTAGCGCTAACTAACATTATAAAATAACTTAAAATCGTTCAAGACATGATTAAAAAATTAACACTTTTTATTGCTGTGATGTTCGTTTACTTTGGAGTATTCTCACAGCAGTACGTTACCCAAACAGAAAAGGGAACAGCAAACGAGCAACAAAATAGTGATGTATTAAAAAGCTCCTATTCAATGCGAGCCGACACTATTTTGATGCATACAGACACAGTTACTACATGCAATGCTATCTTCTACGATAGTGGTGGTGAAACAGGCGGCTACGTAGGAAGAGAGTCATACACTCTTACGATATTACCAGCAACACCAAATTCGCAAATCGTGGTAACTTTCTTAGAAGTAAATATAGACGCAAGACATGACTATTTGGAAATTCACAATGGAACAAGTACAAGTAGTCCACTTATCACAACATTAAAGGGAACATTTGTCCCGGAAGAGCCGTTCTATGGAGAAAATACTGACGGAGCTCTTACATTCCATTTTTATAGCAACGCTTGGTACCATGCAGATGGATGGAAAGCTACTGTAGAGTGTTTCCCACTTTTACCAAAAAACTTAATGGCAGTCAAGTTAAACACTGCTGCATCAGCAACAGCCAATGAATCTAAAACTGTTCCTTTTGTTATTGAAAACAAGGGAACTGAATCTGTTTTAGGTAGCCAATATACAGTTCAACTGCAAGATGCTGCTAATAACGTATTGGCAACATCAAACGGAGTTGACCTTATCTCAGAAGAGAGAGATACTATTGACATTATGTGGACACCAACCACAGTTGGACAAGTTGACGTTAAAGGCGTTATCATATTTGCTGAAGATGAACAACCTGACAACAACGCTACCGAATTAACCACATTTACTGTATATCCTGAAGGAAGCTATGTTGCAGAAATAGGTGCGGATTCTGTTTTACTAACAACTTTACGTATTCCTTTCGACTTTTTCTGGAAAAACAGTTTCAGTCAAACTATTTATTTGAAAGAGCAAATTGGTATCGAAGAGGGAACAATTGTATCTATTGCATATAAATATAGCTTTGTAGAAGCAATAAATTCAAAAGGCGTACGAGTTTGGATTGGAGAAACAAATCAGTCAGACCTTACCGGTGGACTCATTGATCCAAATACATTGACATTGGTTTATGATGGCAATTTGGATTTCCAAATCGGAGTGCAGGATCTTGCAATCAACTTACAAACACCATATGTTTATAACGGAAACAACCTGGTTGTTTACACATACGGAGAGATGGATGAGCAAACCTACGCTGCTGAGAATACCTTTTATATGACTGATGTAGGAACACAACGAACCCGTTACAATCAAAACAACTTCGAAATAGACCCTTTAGCACCAACATCAGGCTCATTAACATACTATTCGCCTAACATAACACTCAGTTTTTCTACAATACCACCAGGATCAATTTCGGGCAACGTAACATGCGATACTAATCCCGTAGAAGGTGTTACTGTTAAAGTGGTTGGTAGCACACGAATAACAACTACTGATTCAGTTGGAAATTATGAATTATTGAATTTGCAACCAGCAACGTATAGCCTAGAGTTTAGCAAATTTGGTTACACTACAGTTATTGTAGAAAACATTCAAGTTAATTCAGGTGCTAATACTGTTACTAACACCACATTGTCGATGATTGACCAAGTTACGGTAAGCGGCACTGTTACAGCAAGTGATACAGGCGAACCATTAGAAGGTGTTGTCGTTAATTTAACTGGTGAGGTTAACTATACATCTACCACTGACTCAACAGGACATTACTCTATGTCAGATGTTTTAGGTCTTGGAAGAGTTTACGAAATATCTGCTGAAACTGGAGGTTATCAACCATATACAGAAACTATAACTGTAGAGAATTTTGATATAACCCACAACATTGCTCTTAATGAGATTCCTTATCCTGCTAGAAAAGTTTTTGCAGAAATCAATGAGCCAAATGTTAATGTAACCTGGAGTGACCCACTTTCCGGACCTATGGGCGATCCTCAATGGATTCATTGGGATAACGGTGAAAACGATGAAGGTATCGGAACAGGTGGAGACATAAACATGACTATTGCACAGCGCTTTAGTGTTGCAAACATCCAAGCATTAGGTGTAGTTGATATGTCTGTAACGAAGGTAAAATTCTTCCCAAGAGCAGAAGGTACATATACTGTAAAAATATGGACCGGTGGTTCGGCAATAGACCCGGGAACTTTAGTACACGAACAACTTGCAGAAAATATTGTAGTTAGTCAATGGAACGAAGTTGTTCTTACAACACCTGTAACAATTCCTGCAGCAGAAGAACTATGGTTCGGAGTTAATATCCAATCAACAGGATACCCTGCCGGTTGTGATGCAGGTCCTGCTATTACAGGATTTGGTGATTTAGTTAATATGGGTAGTGGCTGGCAGACTCTACTTTCCATATCATCTGATTTGGATTGCAACTGGAACCTAGCAGCCTACGTCGACAATGCAAAAGGTGTTGAAACAAAACTTAGCTTACTGAAAGCCGAGTACGAAATGAATACTTCCACAGTAAATCTTAAAAATAGTACAGCTTCGGCAACAACTGCAAATACTGTAAGCCTGCACCGTTCATCTGATTTTGAAAACAGTACTTCAACAGCAAACAATGCAAGCAGAGTATTTATTGACTATTCAGTATATCGCTTAGTTAGAAATCAACCGCAAACAGAATGGACAGAGTTAGTTGCTTCAACCACTGACACTATATACACCGATACTGTTTGGGAAACACTACCAGCAAATTTATATCAATATGCTGTCGTAGCAAACTACTCAAACAATGTTGTATCTGCCCCAACATTATCCAATATTCTTGCAAAAGATATGGAAGCTGAATTTACACTTAATATTGCTACCAACAGCAATGATCCTGTGGTAGGTGCCATTGTTACATTAACTAACTATGATGGCAATAGTGAACACGCTTACCAAGCAATGGTTGGAACACCATCAATAACATTCCCGGGAGTTTGGAAAGGTCTTTACAAAATTACTGTTACTATGGAAAAATTCGAACCATTTGTTGCAGATAGTATAGTTATTAATTCAGATACATCATATTCGGTTACTTTAATTGAAATTATCAAAACACCATTTAATCTAGAGATAACACAAGATGGTAATAACGAAATCTTTACATGGAACAATGGGGTAACAGTTATCCTCGAAGCTCACGATGTTTGGAACGATGGTACAGGCTATCAATTGCTACTTGATGCTGATGCAGATCAGTACGGACAAACAATTCCCGTGAGCGGAAATATGTATGAAAGTTGTGCTGCACCTGATAATTTGTACGATGTTTTCGAATACATGATTCCCGAAAATGCAGATCCTGTTTGCACCACTCAAAATATAGTGGTCGATGGAGAAGTTTCTATATTAATCCCAGCCGGCACTTACGACTACTGTATTGTAAACCCTGTTCCTGGAGACAAGCTATATATTGCTGGAAGCGAGAATGCACGTAAAGATAACTACGTATTTGAATCAGGTAAAACGTACCGTTTCCTTGTAGAGTATGGTGGATTCAACGATCAGGTGACCATCATCATTACAGATGACGATTCAGGAAAAATAGTTGGCATTGAGAAATTCGGAAATCAACCTGGTGACGAAAGCCTACGTAGTGGAGAGGGTAATTCTAATCAAATCAATGGTATATCTATGCTCAACATTGGCGACTACTACCCTGGTGCACCTAGTAAACCCAAATCATTTAGTGGATATACCGTGTATCTAGACGAAGAAGAAGTGGCATCAGGTATTATGGAAGAAACCTACACATTTATTAATGTTCCAGGAGGTGCACACACTGCTGGAGTTAAAGCCGTTTACACTTCAGGTTCATCTGAAATAGTTGAAATATCTTTTACAGTTGGTATAGAAGATAATATCTCAGCGCAAAAGGTTGTACTATATCCTAATCCAGCTACTAATGTGCTAACAATTTCACGCGAGAGTACTTCTAACGCCACAGTTGAAGTTTATTCAAACAATGGTGTGATTGTTAACTCGTTTGAAATGAACGAAGCTATTAAAGAGATTTCGGTTTCTGACTTAAATAGTGGAATTTACTTCATACGCATTATTGAAAACGAAACAATTTCGATTCAAAAATTTATCAAACAATAATCTTGAATAGTTTTTTAATAAACACAGAGGCGGGCTTTTAAGTCCGCCTCTGTATTTATTGCTAATGTGTCATCACCCGATAGACTCAGTGACCGTGTGCTCGGTGACAGCATAACTAACGCACATTAAATTTCTCGGCACGGCTGTAGAATTCCAACATCAAGGGGTACTCGATATTTTCGGGGTTTACCATGCAGGCTTTTTCTATATATTGAAACAGCTGCTTCCAATCGTCGTAAAACATATAAACCAATCCTTTAGTAAAATATTGGTTTCCCTTTATAAAACGCTGCATTTGTACTGTGTCAGTAACATTATTGAAAACTCGCCACATTCCATCGCGATTGTCATTCAAAAAATCGAGGTTTATAGCAATATTATCGTCTCTAAGGCTGTTAAAGGAAAAATAGTCGGTATAAGCTATATTATCTGTGTTGATTTTATAATCGGCTGTAATTTTCTCAATAGCAACAGCATCTAAAACCAAATTAGCAGCCAAATAGTATGGATTATTTAAAAACAGTTTGTCGTCAGAGGTTTTTTGCATATTGTTACTCCAAATTCCAAAATCAATATCTATTGGTTTCATAGAACCTATTAAAATGGCATGATAGTGCCCCAACCAAACGGTTGAATTTGGAAATACTGAGTGGAAGGTCTTTATTAATCCTAAAAAATCGCTCAAGCTCAGTTTGTGCAGTGGCAAATATTGTGAAACCATACCATTTTCAGTCAACCTGCTACGACATAGTTTAAAATATTCGTAAGTATAAAGACTTCCTGAACCCAAAATAGGGTGCGTAGGGTCACTTGAAATAAGATCGTACTTCTTATCAGTTGTTTGCATAAAATGACGACCATCATCTTCATAAAATCTTAATCTACTATCGTTGTGTATATTGTTGTTAATTTCTGTATAGAAATGTGCAACGTCCGTTAGACTTTTTACAAGTTCAATACAATCAATATTTTCCACATCTTTGTGAACGCCAATTGCTGCGGTTGTCACTCCAATACCAAATCCAACAACTAACGCATTTTTGCAATCCAAACCCAACAAGAACGGTAGATGACCAACCATTTTTACCGCCTTTATTGCATCGTAACTTGTGCCAATTACCGCACTATTGTTGACATACGTTGTTAATATCCGGTTATTCTCTACAATATCCTCGCCTACAACGTAAGTGCCCTCAATACTCTCTTTGTAGGCAACAATGTTTCTACCACTTTTGATAAATGAAGGTGGCAAAACTTTGGTGTTGGTTTTAAATTTACCTATTCCTAGAATAACTGCAATGCCAATTAAGCTTGCAACGACGACTTGTTTCGATACCTTAACTTTTTCTGCTCTAAGTACATAAATCAACGTTATTAAAAATATTATCCCCGAAAGCACTAACAAACCTTTTAGTATCCCAACTACAGGAATCAACAAAAAAGCCGCAACTAACGGTCCTAAAACCGACCCAACAGTGTTGAACATAACAACTGTTCCTATCTGTTTCCCCACTTTATCGATATTATCGGAATAGACCGCGCATGCCAATGGAAACGCAAATCCAGATGTTATAGATAGAGGCAAAACAGCAACAACAGAAGCAATAAAAGGTATGCCTAAAACTCTAAACAGCTGATTGTTAAAGATATCTCCTAAAGGGAACATTATAAACGATGGAATATTTTGAATTATAAAAAGATTTAACACTGTAATTGCACCAAACAGTACGAGTAAAAGAGTCAACGCCGAAACTGTTGGTGCATGTTTTTTACTGTAGTTCTTAAACCAATAGCTGCCAATAAAATAACCGATAATTACCATTGACGAAATAAGCGCAAATGAATATACTGTGTTTATCAGGTAGATTTTAAATACTCTGATAAGTATAATTTGCATGGCACTCATAGAAAAACCAAAAATCACTGTCGAAAGCAAAGCAAATCTATTTGCACGGTTTTTATTCTCTTTTTTACTTTTGCTGTTGGTATTTTTTACAACATCTATTTCACTATCAAACAATACATTACGTTGTCTATAGATAATGACAGCTGTTATTATTATCAAAACTGTAGCAAAAGAGACTGTCTGGAACTGTCCGAAAAACCTGTTTAACAAAAATCCCGTAAGCAAACCTCCCAACGCACTTCCCAAGGTATCTAATGCATATATATTTCCTACTGATTTAGCAATTTCATTATGAGTGCGAGTAACTATTTTTGTGGCTAAAGGCAAAACACCCCCCATAAAAAACGAGGGGATAAATAGCAGTACCACAACAAGAGTATAAATAATTGCGGTTACGACAATGGAGTTGTTTATAGTTTGCAAAAGTAAATTTTGAAACCCTGGCAATATATTGTTGATTGCCAGATAGACAATAAATCCACTAACACCAAAGCTAAAAAGCAGCTGTCCAAACAGTTTTATAATATTTACATTTGGCTTTGCCCTGTTTCCAAAGTAAAGCGAACCAAAACCATATCCACCCATAAAAATCGAGAGTACTAAAGTCGATGCCGATACTGTTGCTCCGAGTAGATTTGATAAGGCTCGAAACAGGTTAATTTCAAATACTAAAAATACGAACCCGGCTATAAATGTGGCTAAGAATATCTTTCTTGATAGATGTTTGCTACTGTCCATTGCTATTATTATTTGTTTTGTCTGTTTTTGAAGATTCTGACTCTTCAAAATTATACTTTATTTCTTTATAATTAAGCCAATTGTCAATATCTGTTGAGGTTTTAAACATCGAGGTTGTTGAGTGATTGTTATAATAAATATACTCTTCGTTGTTAATTATTTTTAATTCGCTCTCGTCAATATCTTGATTATCCTTTTTTGGTGTGGGTTCAGGAGTATCTGCCCAAACTTTATCTTTCTTAAAATATATACCTGCGACAATACCCCACAAAGCTCCAAAAAGATGAGATTCCCAAGATATATTCTCTTTTGTAGGAAATATTCCCCAAATCATGCTTCCGTACAAAAACACAATTATCAGAGTAAATGCAGCCAGATTGCGTTGTCTTTTAAAAAACGCCATTGTTACCAAATACGCTGCAAAGAAATATATAAGTCCACTTGCGCCTATATGACAACCTGCATGCCCTGATATCCATACACTTATATTAACCAATATTATTCCGGCTGCGGTAACAATCAACACTCGGTTTGGGAAGTAGTAAAAGAGTCCTGCCATAAACAGATATAGCGGTCCTATATTTGACCACAAATGTTGCCAATTGGCGTGAAGAAATGTTGATGTAAGCAAACCCCACAATTTTGTAAACTCGCGTGGATAAATACCGTGACACCCTTTAATGGGCAGTATATGTATGAATACAATAAGTGCGCAAAACAAAAGTGAAAAAAACATGCTATTTCGCAAATGTTTTGACTCTAATTGTTCTGTTGATGATTTGGACATTGTATTAATGATTTCGGGTTTGAATGGGCTTAATATTGAACACAGATAACACAGATGAAACGAATTTTCACGGATCTTCGTGTTGTAGAGACGGAGCATGCTCCGTCTCTACAAAAATACAAAAACGTGGAATGTTTTTTAGGTCATTCCACGTAATTGTACAAAATAATATTCACTATTTAAAACTAACCTTCAATTGTTATTGGCATAAGTAGCATTAACACATCTTCTTCTTCAATTTCTTTTTCCATTGGATATAATAAAATTGCCCTTGATGGTTCTGAAAGCTCTATAACAACCTCTGATCCAGAAAGATTGGAAAGTATTTCTAGCAAGAAAACTCCTTTGAAACCAATAGCCATATCTTCTCCGTCGTAGTTGCAACTCATTCTTTCGTGACCGCTTATAGAAAAATCAAGGTCTTGCGCCGAAACATTCATTTCAGTTGCTGTCAAATTAAGTTTGATAAGCTGTACTGCTGGATTTGCATATAACGAAACACGTTTTAAAATGCTTATTAAGGTATTTCTTTCTATGCTAAGTTTAAATGGTTGATTAGTCGGAATAATTCCCTCAAAGTTTGGATATGTGCCCTCTATTGTTCTGCAAATAAGAGTCATTGTGCTAAAACGTATTTGCACATTTTTATTATCTACAAGAATCTCTAATTGAGTATCATCTTTTGGTAGCAAATTTTTAAGAAGTCCCGCCGGTTTACGAGGTAAAATTAAACTTGTTTCAACATCTGATTTTACATCTGTACGTTTGTATCTAACTAACTTATGTGAATCGGAAGCTGCAACAACCATCTGCTCAGGAGAAAAACCAAAATATATGCCTGTCATAATTGGTCTTATTTCATCATCAGAGACAGCGAATAATGTACTGTTAATTGATGACACAAAAGCTTCTGAAGTCATGTTAATTGCGATACTATCTTCTTTTGTTTGCTGTGGAATTTCGGGGTATTCGTCCCCATCAATACCCATTAAACTGTATTTTCCGTTTTCGCTGATTATTTCAATACTGTAATTATCGGTATCGATATTGAAAGTCAGGGGCTCATTAAATTCCCTGATTGTGCTCAACAATCGGCGCGCATCAATTCCCACTGAACCACTACCCTCTGCTGTTTCTAATTCAACAACAGTAATTAAAGTAGTATCTAAATCCGAAGCTGTTATTGTCAGTTCTTTTTCATTAAGTGTAAATAGGAAATTGTCGAGAGCCGGAAGTGTATTTTTTGCATTAATTACTCTCACCAACGATTGTAGGTGATTAAGTAAATCGGTACTTGGAATAACAAATTTCATATGTAAATATTTTTTTAGTTTATAATTTCACGTAACCTTACTCTGTTAAGGCTACAGCTTGTATTGAGTATAACTTTAAATATCAGCAAATAACAATAATTCTGTTACCAGGATCACAAATTTACCAATTTTTAGTGAAAAACAATGTATGTTTTTGAATTTGTTTTTACACAATTGAGTTAAAAGTTTGTAAAGCCGTGCATTGAGCGTAGATGAAGTGTTAAAAGTTTATTAAGCGTTGCACTGCATTGCTAATTGATTACGGGTCTAAAATCATTAAATTGTCGGAACATTAACAAATATGTGTGTGTTTGAATAATCATCCAATCGTTGTTATTGTTAAAAACCCACATATTTGATGGATACAGTGTTCTCTCCATTGGATCTATCTGCTCGCTAACATCTGGTATTTCGTAAAAATAGTAGTTCTGAATACTGTCTTGTGCATCGGTCAAACGAATAGTAAATAATGGGATTGAGTTTCTTACACTATCCTTAACTTCGTCTGAAAGCATATCTACAAACATGCTAAAGTTCGCTATCTCAAACTGCTCTATAAACCCCTTTACAGATAGTGTGTCAAATGAAGTTGCTTTTTGCATATCTACGTTATACAACTCATATTTAGCAACTTCCGGTTGCACGATTGTGAAATTCGCCCTTTTATTTTCTGTATAATCGAACTCAACTCTTTTAATATCGTCTGGCTTTTCTCCTATAAGCAAATTGCTTCGCCAGTTTTTCTCATCTGTACTAAACCTGCTCGACAAGTAACCCCTAAATCCAGGTATTTCCAAAACATACGGAGTATCTGAACCTTCTAGCAACATGTATGATCCTAAGTTATCTTGAGTTACGCCACCTATATACATTGTTTTAACATTTTTAGTGCCTTGGTAAATTTCAACTTTCATTGATTTTGAAGACATTTTCCGTAATATCTCTTCGCGCGCAGATATTGCCACAGGCATTTTGACACGCATCTGAAGAAGAGTTTCAAGCAATAGTTGAACAGCATCTTGACGCGCGGGATACTTATTGTTTAAAACCCACGTATTACCTACTCTGTCTAATGTTACAGAACGACTGTTTTTATCAACAATAAATATTTTTGTTATTGAAGCAGTATCGCGAACATTAAAACTGCGCAATGAAAGATTAGAGTACTTATTGTCAAACTTCAACAGGTCTATTGCTCTCGATTTCCCAGCAGGAAGGAATTGCGCAATAATCACAATTGCCAATAAAATAGAGAGCGCAATTATATATGGTCTAAGTTTTTTACTCATTTTATTACAAATTTAATATGTTGGAATTAGTTAAGCTCTGGTATATTTACGATGTCTAAAATAACTGAACAGCAAACCCAATATTATTACTATTGCCGGCGGAAAAACAACATTAATTATCTTCCAATTAGCTTGCTCTTTAACTACTTTTCCTCTATCGAGTAAACGTAATTTAAGTTTGCGTCCGCGTAGTTTCATTAAATCATAATCGCCTATCAAATAGTTTACTGCATTAAGCACAAACTCCCTATTCCCATTATAATAGATATCCTTAAACCACTTGTCAGCTCCTAACGGAT
This sequence is a window from Bacteroidales bacterium. Protein-coding genes within it:
- a CDS encoding peptide chain release factor 3 encodes the protein MSFSNEIKRRKTFAIVSHPDAGKTTLTEKLLLFGGAIHVAGAVKNNKIKRGATSDFMEIERQRGISVTTSVMGFEYNGFKINILDTPGHQDFAEDAYRTLTAVDSVIVVIDAAKGVELQTLKLMQVCRMRKTPVIVFINKLDRESKDPFDLLDEIENRLEISTVPLSWPIGHGKQFKGVYNIFDHSYNAFTGTDKQHAEKPIVIDNDFDEIEKFIGQDATIKLIEDVNLIDGVYPQFNQEDYLNAKVSPLFFGSALYNFGVKELLDTFVKIAPHPRPTQAIERTVSPFETKFTGFVFKIHANMDPNHRDRIAFVKICSGRFQRNTNYLHVRIGKNMKFSNPTSFMASKKELVDEAFSGDIVGLYDVGNFKIGDTLSEGEIINFKGLPSFSPEIFRYIENADPLKSKQLSKGIDQLMDEGVAQLFTSVSNGRKIVGTVGALQLEVIEYRLLHEYGAKCRWEPVQFFKAVWFESDNKDQLSDFKSRKHRQLAKDKHENDVFLPDSSYELEMAQEKFTDIKFYLTNEF
- a CDS encoding DUF2436 domain-containing protein, producing MWTPTTVGQVDVKGVIIFAEDEQPDNNATELTTFTVYPEGSYVAEIGADSVLLTTLRIPFDFFWKNSFSQTIYLKEQIGIEEGTIVSIAYKYSFVEAINSKGVRVWIGETNQSDLTGGLIDPNTLTLVYDGNLDFQIGVQDLAINLQTPYVYNGNNLVVYTYGEMDEQTYAAENTFYMTDVGTQRTRYNQNNFEIDPLAPTSGSLTYYSPNITLSFSTIPPGSISGNVTCDTNPVEGVTVKVVGSTRITTTDSVGNYELLNLQPATYSLEFSKFGYTTVIVENIQVNSGANTVTNTTLSMIDQVTVSGTVTASDTGEPLEGVVVNLTGEVNYTSTTDSTGHYSMSDVLGLGRVYEISAETGGYQPYTETITVENFDITHNIALNEIPYPARKVFAEINEPNVNVTWSDPLSGPMGDPQWIHWDNGENDEGIGTGGDINMTIAQRFSVANIQALGVVDMSVTKVKFFPRAEGTYTVKIWTGGSAIDPGTLVHEQLAENIVVSQWNEVVLTTPVTIPAAEELWFGVNIQSTGYPAGCDAGPAITGFGDLVNMGSGWQTLLSISSDLDCNWNLAAYVDNAKGVETKLSLLKAEYEMNTSTVNLKNSTASATTANTVSLHRSSDFENSTSTANNASRVFIDYSVYRLVRNQPQTEWTELVASTTDTIYTDTVWETLPANLYQYAVVANYSNNVVSAPTLSNILAKDMEAEFTLNIATNSNDPVVGAIVTLTNYDGNSEHAYQAMVGTPSITFPGVWKGLYKITVTMEKFEPFVADSIVINSDTSYSVTLIEIIKTPFNLEITQDGNNEIFTWNNGVTVILEAHDVWNDGTGYQLLLDADADQYGQTIPVSGNMYESCAAPDNLYDVFEYMIPENADPVCTTQNIVVDGEVSILIPAGTYDYCIVNPVPGDKLYIAGSENARKDNYVFESGKTYRFLVEYGGFNDQVTIIITDDDSGKIVGIEKFGNQPGDESLRSGEGNSNQINGISMLNIGDYYPGAPSKPKSFSGYTVYLDEEEVASGIMEETYTFINVPGGAHTAGVKAVYTSGSSEIVEISFTVGIEDNISAQKVVLYPNPATNVLTISRESTSNATVEVYSNNGVIVNSFEMNEAIKEISVSDLNSGIYFIRIIENETISIQKFIKQ
- a CDS encoding fused MFS/spermidine synthase; the encoded protein is MDSSKHLSRKIFLATFIAGFVFLVFEINLFRALSNLLGATVSASTLVLSIFMGGYGFGSLYFGNRAKPNVNIIKLFGQLLFSFGVSGFIVYLAINNILPGFQNLLLQTINNSIVVTAIIYTLVVVLLFIPSFFMGGVLPLATKIVTRTHNEIAKSVGNIYALDTLGSALGGLLTGFLLNRFFGQFQTVSFATVLIIITAVIIYRQRNVLFDSEIDVVKNTNSKSKKENKNRANRFALLSTVIFGFSMSAMQIILIRVFKIYLINTVYSFALISSMVIIGYFIGSYWFKNYSKKHAPTVSALTLLLVLFGAITVLNLFIIQNIPSFIMFPLGDIFNNQLFRVLGIPFIASVVAVLPLSITSGFAFPLACAVYSDNIDKVGKQIGTVVMFNTVGSVLGPLVAAFLLIPVVGILKGLLVLSGIIFLITLIYVLRAEKVKVSKQVVVASLIGIAVILGIGKFKTNTKVLPPSFIKSGRNIVAYKESIEGTYVVGEDIVENNRILTTYVNNSAVIGTSYDAIKAVKMVGHLPFLLGLDCKNALVVGFGIGVTTAAIGVHKDVENIDCIELVKSLTDVAHFYTEINNNIHNDSRLRFYEDDGRHFMQTTDKKYDLISSDPTHPILGSGSLYTYEYFKLCRSRLTENGMVSQYLPLHKLSLSDFLGLIKTFHSVFPNSTVWLGHYHAILIGSMKPIDIDFGIWSNNMQKTSDDKLFLNNPYYLAANLVLDAVAIEKITADYKINTDNIAYTDYFSFNSLRDDNIAINLDFLNDNRDGMWRVFNNVTDTVQMQRFIKGNQYFTKGLVYMFYDDWKQLFQYIEKACMVNPENIEYPLMLEFYSRAEKFNVR
- a CDS encoding rhomboid family intramembrane serine protease, which translates into the protein MSKSSTEQLESKHLRNSMFFSLLFCALIVFIHILPIKGCHGIYPREFTKLWGLLTSTFLHANWQHLWSNIGPLYLFMAGLFYYFPNRVLIVTAAGIILVNISVWISGHAGCHIGASGLIYFFAAYLVTMAFFKRQRNLAAFTLIIVFLYGSMIWGIFPTKENISWESHLFGALWGIVAGIYFKKDKVWADTPEPTPKKDNQDIDESELKIINNEEYIYYNNHSTTSMFKTSTDIDNWLNYKEIKYNFEESESSKTDKTNNNSNGQ
- the dnaN gene encoding DNA polymerase III subunit beta, producing MKFVIPSTDLLNHLQSLVRVINAKNTLPALDNFLFTLNEKELTITASDLDTTLITVVELETAEGSGSVGIDARRLLSTIREFNEPLTFNIDTDNYSIEIISENGKYSLMGIDGDEYPEIPQQTKEDSIAINMTSEAFVSSINSTLFAVSDDEIRPIMTGIYFGFSPEQMVVAASDSHKLVRYKRTDVKSDVETSLILPRKPAGLLKNLLPKDDTQLEILVDNKNVQIRFSTMTLICRTIEGTYPNFEGIIPTNQPFKLSIERNTLISILKRVSLYANPAVQLIKLNLTATEMNVSAQDLDFSISGHERMSCNYDGEDMAIGFKGVFLLEILSNLSGSEVVIELSEPSRAILLYPMEKEIEEEDVLMLLMPITIEG
- a CDS encoding DUF4340 domain-containing protein — encoded protein: MSKKLRPYIIALSILLAIVIIAQFLPAGKSRAIDLLKFDNKYSNLSLRSFNVRDTASITKIFIVDKNSRSVTLDRVGNTWVLNNKYPARQDAVQLLLETLLQMRVKMPVAISAREEILRKMSSKSMKVEIYQGTKNVKTMYIGGVTQDNLGSYMLLEGSDTPYVLEIPGFRGYLSSRFSTDEKNWRSNLLIGEKPDDIKRVEFDYTENKRANFTIVQPEVAKYELYNVDMQKATSFDTLSVKGFIEQFEIANFSMFVDMLSDEVKDSVRNSIPLFTIRLTDAQDSIQNYYFYEIPDVSEQIDPMERTLYPSNMWVFNNNNDWMIIQTHTYLLMFRQFNDFRPVIN